Proteins from a genomic interval of Salvelinus sp. IW2-2015 unplaced genomic scaffold, ASM291031v2 Un_scaffold1210, whole genome shotgun sequence:
- the LOC112070043 gene encoding fibroblast growth factor 4B-like: MSVHASWLPVPLLVWGLVCTSVRTAPFAGRQTDTPERHWETLYSRSLARNPWEKREINRDGDYLTGIKRLRRLYCNVGIGFHIQVLPDGKITGIHNENRYSLLEISPVERGVVTLFGVRSGMFLAMNSKGKLYGSGHYKDECKFKENLLANNYNAYESAAHPGMYIGLSKTGKTKKGNRVTPAMTVTHFLPRI; encoded by the exons ATGTCTGTCCACGCMTCCTGGCTACCAGTACCGCTGCTGGTGTGGGGACTAGTGTGTACCTCAGTGCGCACTGCCCCGTTCGCGGGTAGGCAGACCGACACTCCAGAGCGCCATTGGGAAACGCTCTACTCTCGCTCACTGGCTCGAAACCCATGGGAAAAAAGAGAAATCAACCGAGACGGTGACTATCTTACAGGCATCAAAAGACTTCGGCGTCTATACTGCAATGTCGGCATTGGGTTTCATATTCAAGTTTTACCAGACGGAAAGATAACTGGAATACATAACGAAAACAGATACA GTCTCCTTGAGATATCACCTGTGGAGAGAGGGGTTGTGACGCTCTTTGGCGTCCGAAGTGGTATGTTTCTGGCCATGAACAGCAAAGGgaagctgtatggatct GGTCATTACAARGATGAGTGCAAGTTCAAGGAGAATCTCTTGGCAAATAACTACAATGCTTATGAGTCAGCAGCTCACCCAGGGATGTATATTGGACTGAGTAAGACTGGCAAAACCAAAAAAGGAAATCGAGTTACACCAGCTATGACAGTGACACACTTCTTACCAAGGATCTGA
- the LOC112070044 gene encoding fibroblast growth factor 3-like — protein MVIILVLLLVNVLHPSHQKPRSSSVVRTSTPQSVGGQSCGLRQRRDAVGRGGVYEHLGGAPRHRKLYCATKYHLQIHPNGKIDGTLEEHNPFSILEITAVDVGLVMIKGLFSGRYLAMNQKGRLHASAAFTQECEFMERIHALGYNTYASRRYRTTPHSTSTGSRRRVSAGRLWYVSINGKGQPRRGLKTRKTEKASLFLPRVLGNEDHDMVHLLINSSLGYRQTALRLTGETGQRR, from the exons ATGGTTATAATTCTGGTCTTGCTATTGGTGAATGTATTACACCCCAGTCACCAAAAGCCTCGTTCTTCTTCGGTGGTAAGGACATCTACTCCGCAGAGTGTCGGTGGGCAGAGCTGTGGCCTGAGGCAGCGCAGGGATGCTGTGGGGCGCGGAGGAGTGTATGAGCACCTTGGGGGAGCACCAAGACACAGAAAGCTGTACTGTGCCACAAAATATCACTTACAAATACATCCCAATGGGAAAATAGATGGGACCCTGGAGGAGCATAACCCTTTCA GTATATTGGAGATCACAGCAGTGGATGTGGGACTGGTGATGATTAAAGGACTGTTCTCCGGGAGATATCTGGCCATGAACCAAAAAGGACGACTACATGCATCT GCTGCCTTCACCCAGGAGTGTGAGTTCATGGAGCGGATCCATGCGTTAGGCTACAACACCTACGCCTCCCGCCGCTACCGGACAACTCCACACTCCACCTCAACAGGAAGTAGGCGAAGGGTGAGCGCTGGGAGGCTGTGGTATGTGTCAATCAATGGAAAGGGCCAGCCGAGGCGGGGCCTGAAGACCCGAAAGACAGAGAAGGCCTCCCTCTTCCTGCCTAGGGTCCTGGGCAACGAGGACCATGACATGGTTCACCTGTTGATCAACAGTAGTCTGGGGTACAGGCAGACTGCCCTCAGACTCACAGGGGAAACAGGGCAGAGGAGATAG